A stretch of Anaeromyxobacter dehalogenans 2CP-1 DNA encodes these proteins:
- a CDS encoding methyl-accepting chemotaxis protein, translated as MLHALANLSISTRLRLVLLAGAAGLFLLSWQSVRVLEARMLAERQAKVRALVEAAHALVEHQGARATRGEISAEEARRAALEALRALRYDGAEYFWVNDLEPRMVMHPTNPQLDGQDLSGYRDPNGKLLFQEFVRTVRARGSGFVDYLWPKPGSTVPVPKISFVTQYQPWGWVVGSGLYVDDLDAAVRSEARRVLGTGALIVAVILGGAALVARGVRRSLARAVNAAGAVASGDLTVRIPDAARDEPGRVLDALSGMADRLSAVVGEVRGASESIASAAEETRTVAGTLAEASSGQASDVARSSEAVRELVAEIDGAASEARATDALARRAADDAGEGARAVRETALAMRAIAEKIGVVGEIAYQTNLLALNSAIEAARAGVHGRGFAVVATEVRRLAERSRAAAQEIGELAGGSVAAADRAAELIARALPSIGATSERVQRITEAAGRQHQAARAIGDVLHGLAGASERQAAASEELAGSAAALSDNAEELARTVGWFRVPEGGSALAPVPARVEAPRRPGREAA; from the coding sequence ATGCTGCACGCACTCGCCAACCTGTCGATCTCCACCCGCCTTCGCCTGGTGCTGCTCGCCGGCGCCGCCGGCCTGTTCCTGCTCTCGTGGCAGTCGGTCCGCGTGCTGGAGGCGCGCATGCTCGCCGAGCGCCAGGCCAAGGTCCGCGCGCTCGTGGAGGCGGCGCACGCGCTCGTCGAGCACCAGGGCGCCCGCGCCACCCGCGGCGAGATCTCCGCCGAGGAGGCCCGCCGCGCGGCGCTCGAGGCGCTGCGCGCGCTCCGCTACGACGGCGCCGAGTACTTCTGGGTGAACGACCTCGAGCCGCGGATGGTCATGCACCCGACCAACCCGCAGCTCGACGGCCAGGACCTGTCCGGCTACCGGGACCCGAACGGCAAGCTGCTGTTCCAGGAGTTCGTCCGCACGGTGCGCGCGCGCGGCAGCGGCTTCGTGGACTACCTGTGGCCGAAGCCGGGCAGCACGGTGCCGGTGCCGAAGATCTCCTTCGTGACGCAGTACCAGCCCTGGGGCTGGGTCGTCGGCTCGGGCCTGTACGTGGACGACCTCGACGCGGCGGTCCGGAGCGAGGCGCGGCGGGTGCTCGGCACGGGCGCGCTCATCGTGGCGGTGATCCTGGGCGGCGCGGCGCTGGTGGCCCGCGGCGTCCGCCGCTCGCTGGCGCGCGCGGTGAACGCGGCCGGCGCGGTGGCGTCCGGCGATCTCACCGTGCGGATCCCCGACGCGGCGCGGGACGAGCCGGGCCGCGTGCTGGACGCGCTCTCCGGCATGGCCGACCGCCTGTCCGCGGTGGTGGGCGAGGTCCGCGGCGCCTCGGAGTCGATCGCCTCGGCGGCCGAGGAGACGCGCACCGTGGCGGGGACGCTCGCGGAGGCGTCGAGCGGGCAGGCCTCCGACGTGGCCCGCTCCAGCGAGGCGGTCCGCGAGCTGGTCGCCGAGATCGACGGCGCCGCCTCGGAGGCGCGGGCCACCGACGCGCTGGCGCGGCGCGCCGCGGACGACGCCGGCGAGGGCGCCCGGGCGGTGCGCGAGACGGCGCTCGCCATGCGGGCCATCGCCGAGAAGATCGGCGTGGTGGGCGAGATCGCCTACCAGACCAACCTGCTCGCCCTCAACTCGGCCATCGAGGCGGCCCGCGCCGGCGTGCACGGGCGCGGGTTCGCGGTGGTCGCGACCGAGGTGCGGCGCCTGGCCGAGCGGAGCCGCGCCGCCGCGCAGGAGATCGGCGAGCTGGCCGGGGGCAGCGTGGCCGCGGCGGATCGCGCCGCCGAGCTGATCGCGCGCGCGCTGCCCTCCATCGGCGCCACCAGCGAGCGGGTGCAGCGCATCACCGAGGCCGCCGGCCGGCAGCACCAGGCGGCGCGCGCCATCGGCGACGTGCTCCACGGGCTCGCCGGCGCCTCCGAGCGCCAGGCGGCCGCCTCCGAGGAGCTGGCCGGCTCGGCCGCCGCGCTCTCCGACAACGCCGAGGAGCTGGCCCGGACGGTGGGCTGGTTCCGCGTGCCCGAAGGAGGGAGCGCCCTCGCGCCGGTCCCGGCCCGCGTCGAGGCGCCGCGGCGCCCCGGCCGCGAGGCTGCGTGA
- a CDS encoding NADH:flavin oxidoreductase/NADH oxidase, with protein sequence MHLFSPLALRSVTVRNRIAASPMCQYSASEGRANDWHLVHLGAFATGGVGLVLVEATAVEARGRISPLDLGLWEDGQIEPLARIVRFAEGQGAAMGVQLAHAGRKASTAAPWSGGGPVAAADGGWQPVAPSALPFADGYPTPAALDLAGIRGVVDAFAAAARRARAAGFRVAEVHAAHGYLLHQFLSPLTNRRTDAYGGGFENRTRLVREVTAAVRAAWPEELPVLVRISATDWVEGGWDAEQSVELCRALKALGVDLVDVSTGGLVPGAKIPVGPGYQTGFAERIRREAGVATGSVGMITSPEQADHVIRSGQADLVLLARELLRDPHFPLRASKVLGHEGPWPKQYLRAR encoded by the coding sequence ATGCACCTCTTCAGCCCGCTCGCGCTCCGCTCCGTCACCGTCCGCAACCGCATCGCCGCCTCCCCGATGTGCCAGTACTCGGCCAGCGAGGGCCGGGCCAACGACTGGCATCTCGTCCACCTCGGCGCGTTCGCCACCGGCGGCGTCGGGCTGGTGCTGGTCGAGGCCACCGCCGTCGAGGCCCGCGGCCGCATCTCGCCGCTCGACCTGGGCCTGTGGGAGGACGGGCAGATCGAGCCGCTCGCGCGCATCGTGCGCTTCGCCGAGGGGCAGGGCGCGGCCATGGGCGTCCAGCTCGCCCACGCCGGGCGCAAGGCCTCCACCGCCGCGCCCTGGAGCGGCGGCGGGCCGGTGGCGGCCGCGGACGGCGGCTGGCAGCCGGTGGCGCCGAGCGCGCTGCCGTTCGCGGACGGCTACCCCACCCCCGCGGCGCTCGATCTCGCCGGGATCCGCGGCGTGGTGGACGCGTTCGCGGCCGCCGCCCGCCGCGCGCGCGCCGCGGGCTTCCGGGTGGCGGAGGTCCACGCGGCGCACGGCTACCTCCTGCACCAGTTCCTCTCGCCGCTCACCAACCGCCGCACCGACGCGTACGGCGGCGGCTTCGAGAACCGCACCCGCCTGGTGCGCGAGGTCACCGCGGCGGTGCGCGCCGCCTGGCCGGAAGAGCTCCCCGTGCTGGTCCGCATCTCCGCGACGGACTGGGTGGAGGGCGGCTGGGACGCGGAGCAGTCGGTCGAGCTGTGCCGCGCGCTGAAGGCGCTCGGGGTGGACCTGGTGGACGTCTCCACCGGCGGCCTCGTGCCCGGCGCGAAGATCCCGGTCGGCCCCGGTTACCAGACCGGCTTCGCCGAGCGGATCCGGCGCGAGGCCGGCGTCGCCACCGGCTCGGTCGGCATGATCACGTCGCCCGAGCAAGCGGATCACGTGATCCGCTCCGGCCAGGCCGATCTGGTGCTGCTCGCCCGCGAGCTGCTCCGCGACCCCCACTTCCCGCTCCGCGCGTCGAAGGTGCTGGGCCACGAGGGCCCGTGGCCGAAGCAGTACCTCCGCGCGCGGTAG
- a CDS encoding nitric-oxide reductase large subunit: MPYRAHWIALFIVLAGSFAILGGYAPRIRSSAPPLPERVIGPGGTTVIEGSAILRGQNVWQSIGGQEVGSVWGHGAYVAPDWTADWLHREANAILDTWARAEGGGRYAALSPERQAALRERLRTTLHENTYSEDARTIRVGPERAAAFEELARHYASVFRDGVDAYAIPAGALTDPARARDMAAFFWWTAWAAVTDRPGEQVTYTQNWPHDPLVGNRPTGQAVVWSVISFVLLLAGIGALAWYHGSRKEPEVAADELPLRDPLFGLNPTPSQRATVKYFWVAAALLVVQIALGALTAHYGVEGSKLYGFPLAEILPYSVTRTWHTQLGIFWIATAWLATGLYMGPAVSGTEAPGQRLGVNLLFVSLLVIVIGSLAGQWLSVMQRLPGESWYWFGHQGYEYVDLGRFWQIFLFVGLFLWLGLMLRALWPALRRPSATRPLLLLFVLSSLAIALFYGAGLMYGRTTNLAVVEYWRWWVVHLWVEGFFEVFATVVIAFLFVRLGLLHPEKATRATFFSTTVFLAGGIVGTFHHNYFAGTPSSVMALGATFSALEVVPLTLVGLEVWQNIRLTRARTWVSAYRWPIYFFVSVAFWNLVGAGLFGFFINPPLALYYMQGLNTTPVHGHAALFGVYGMLGIGLMLFCLRALRPGAAWKERPIAWSFWLINVGLAMMVMISVLPVGILQTWAAVETGTWWARSAEFMQTPLMNTLRWLRVPGDTVFAAGAVVLGWFVLGLATGWSLRRTGHVAEGATDVTEEDARAGGRA; this comes from the coding sequence GTGCCCTATCGTGCCCACTGGATCGCGCTGTTCATCGTCCTCGCCGGCTCGTTCGCCATCCTGGGCGGCTACGCGCCCCGCATCCGCTCGTCCGCGCCGCCGCTGCCGGAGCGCGTGATCGGGCCGGGCGGCACGACCGTGATCGAGGGCAGCGCGATCCTGCGCGGGCAGAACGTGTGGCAGTCGATCGGCGGCCAGGAGGTCGGCTCGGTGTGGGGGCACGGCGCGTACGTGGCGCCGGACTGGACGGCGGACTGGCTGCACCGCGAGGCGAACGCGATCCTCGACACGTGGGCGCGGGCGGAGGGTGGGGGCCGCTACGCGGCGCTGTCGCCGGAGCGCCAGGCGGCGCTGCGCGAGCGGCTGCGCACCACGCTGCACGAGAACACCTACAGCGAGGACGCCCGCACCATCCGCGTCGGCCCGGAGCGCGCCGCGGCGTTCGAGGAGCTGGCGCGCCACTACGCCTCGGTGTTCCGCGACGGCGTGGACGCGTACGCGATCCCGGCCGGTGCGCTGACCGACCCGGCGCGCGCGCGCGACATGGCCGCGTTCTTCTGGTGGACGGCGTGGGCCGCGGTGACCGACCGCCCCGGCGAGCAGGTCACGTACACGCAGAACTGGCCGCACGACCCGCTCGTCGGGAACCGCCCCACCGGCCAGGCGGTGGTCTGGAGCGTCATCTCCTTCGTGCTGCTGCTCGCCGGGATCGGCGCGCTCGCCTGGTACCACGGGAGCCGCAAGGAGCCGGAGGTCGCCGCGGACGAGCTGCCGCTGCGCGACCCGCTGTTCGGGCTGAACCCGACGCCGAGCCAGCGCGCCACCGTGAAGTACTTCTGGGTGGCGGCCGCGCTCCTGGTGGTGCAGATCGCGCTCGGCGCGCTCACCGCGCACTACGGCGTGGAGGGCTCGAAGCTGTACGGCTTCCCGCTCGCCGAGATCCTGCCGTACTCGGTGACCCGCACCTGGCACACGCAGCTCGGCATCTTCTGGATCGCGACCGCCTGGCTCGCGACCGGCCTGTACATGGGGCCGGCGGTGTCCGGCACCGAGGCGCCGGGGCAGCGCCTCGGCGTGAACCTGCTGTTCGTCTCGCTGCTCGTCATCGTGATCGGCTCGCTCGCCGGGCAGTGGCTGTCGGTGATGCAGCGGCTCCCCGGCGAGAGCTGGTACTGGTTCGGCCACCAGGGCTACGAGTACGTGGACCTGGGGCGCTTCTGGCAGATCTTCCTGTTCGTGGGCCTGTTCCTGTGGCTCGGCCTCATGCTCCGGGCGCTCTGGCCGGCCCTGCGGCGCCCGAGCGCCACGCGGCCGCTCCTGCTCCTGTTCGTCCTCTCCAGCCTCGCCATCGCGCTGTTCTACGGCGCCGGGCTCATGTACGGCCGCACCACCAACCTCGCGGTGGTGGAGTACTGGCGCTGGTGGGTGGTGCACCTGTGGGTCGAGGGCTTCTTCGAGGTGTTCGCGACGGTGGTGATCGCGTTCCTGTTCGTGCGCCTCGGGCTGCTCCACCCGGAGAAGGCGACGCGCGCGACGTTCTTCTCCACCACCGTGTTCCTGGCGGGCGGGATCGTCGGCACGTTCCACCACAACTACTTCGCCGGCACGCCGTCCTCGGTGATGGCGCTCGGCGCCACGTTCAGCGCGCTCGAGGTGGTCCCGCTCACGCTGGTTGGCCTCGAGGTCTGGCAGAACATCCGGCTCACCCGGGCGCGGACCTGGGTGAGCGCGTACCGCTGGCCGATCTACTTCTTCGTCTCGGTCGCGTTCTGGAACCTGGTGGGCGCGGGGCTGTTCGGCTTCTTCATCAACCCGCCCCTCGCGCTCTACTACATGCAGGGGCTCAACACGACCCCGGTGCACGGCCACGCCGCGCTGTTCGGCGTCTACGGCATGCTGGGCATCGGGCTGATGCTGTTCTGCCTGCGCGCCCTGCGCCCCGGCGCGGCGTGGAAGGAGCGCCCCATCGCGTGGTCGTTCTGGCTCATCAACGTGGGGCTGGCGATGATGGTGATGATCTCGGTGCTGCCGGTGGGCATCCTGCAGACCTGGGCGGCGGTCGAGACCGGCACCTGGTGGGCGCGCAGCGCCGAGTTCATGCAGACCCCGCTCATGAACACGCTGCGCTGGCTGCGCGTGCCGGGCGACACGGTGTTCGCCGCCGGCGCGGTGGTGCTGGGCTGGTTCGTGCTGGGGCTCGCCACCGGCTGGTCGCTGCGCCGCACCGGCCACGTGGCCGAGGGCGCCACCGACGTCACCGAGGAGGACGCGCGGGCGGGCGGGCGCGCCTGA
- a CDS encoding MBL fold metallo-hydrolase: MRVGRYEIASLVDARYAVDGGALFGVVPRPLWERQLAPDARHRVPLVSRCLVAVDRGAGRVVLVDVGLGDRWDARRLERHAVDRAGAGLDAGLARLGLARGDVTDVLLTHLHLDHAGGLVRLDAGGAPRLAFPRAVHHLQRRAWHWAHSPSEKDARGFLPEDFEPLERSEQLHLVEGELQLFPGLDLVVSEGHTAGLQLPRFEGDDGSHLVFAGDLIPTHLHLRPAWISAWDVQPLLSLEEKRVLMAEALEDDGVVVFGHDAQMAACRLQEADGLPAFRESVEL, translated from the coding sequence ATGCGCGTCGGCAGGTACGAGATCGCGAGCCTGGTGGACGCACGGTACGCGGTGGACGGCGGTGCGCTGTTCGGGGTGGTGCCCCGGCCGCTCTGGGAGCGGCAGCTCGCGCCGGACGCCCGGCACCGCGTGCCGCTCGTGTCCCGCTGCCTGGTGGCGGTGGACCGCGGCGCGGGCCGGGTGGTGCTCGTGGACGTGGGCCTCGGCGACCGCTGGGACGCGCGGCGGCTCGAGCGCCACGCGGTGGACCGCGCCGGCGCCGGGCTGGACGCGGGGCTGGCGCGGCTGGGCCTGGCGCGCGGCGACGTGACCGACGTGCTCCTCACGCACCTCCACCTCGATCACGCCGGCGGCCTGGTGCGGCTCGACGCGGGCGGCGCGCCGCGGCTGGCGTTCCCGCGCGCCGTGCATCACCTGCAGCGCCGCGCGTGGCACTGGGCCCACTCGCCCAGCGAGAAGGACGCGCGCGGCTTCCTGCCCGAGGACTTCGAGCCGCTGGAGCGGTCGGAGCAGCTGCACCTCGTCGAGGGCGAGCTGCAGCTCTTCCCGGGCCTGGACCTGGTGGTCTCGGAGGGCCACACCGCCGGTCTGCAGCTGCCGCGCTTCGAGGGGGACGACGGCTCGCACCTCGTGTTCGCGGGCGACCTCATCCCCACCCACCTGCACCTCCGCCCCGCCTGGATCTCGGCCTGGGACGTGCAGCCGCTCCTCTCGCTCGAGGAGAAGCGGGTGCTGATGGCCGAGGCGCTGGAGGACGACGGCGTGGTCGTGTTCGGCCACGACGCGCAGATGGCCGCCTGCCGGCTGCAGGAGGCGGACGGCCTGCCGGCGTTCCGGGAATCGGTCGAGCTGTAG
- a CDS encoding class I SAM-dependent rRNA methyltransferase: MDERKVTVTRRGAERIARGHLWIYRTDVEKAPAGAEAGDVVALVDGRGRFLGKAFWSARSKIALRLVTRDEVPVDEAFLAARLSDAIALRRRVFGEERFVRLVHGEADLFPGLVADRYGDVGVVQTLVPATDRRKGLIAELLAGALDLRTVVERNDVRVRELEGLEQVKGVVRGPAPGPLEYREGEVRMRLDVLAGQKTGAFLDQRENHLRAGEYATGRCLDCFSYAGGFALHLARRAERVTAVEMQPVAAGLLRENAALNRAENLEVVEENAFDYLRDRSEEEPAFDLVVLDPPAFAKNKESLPAARRGYKEVNLRALQVLVPGGILVTASCSYHLSPEMLEELVLDAANDAGRRVQVLERRGAGRDHPELAGVPETRYLKALFLRVL; this comes from the coding sequence ATGGACGAGCGGAAGGTGACGGTCACGCGCCGCGGCGCCGAGCGGATCGCCCGGGGCCACCTCTGGATCTACCGGACGGACGTGGAGAAGGCCCCGGCGGGCGCCGAGGCGGGCGACGTGGTGGCGCTGGTGGACGGGCGCGGGCGGTTCCTGGGGAAGGCGTTCTGGTCGGCGCGCTCCAAGATCGCGCTGCGGCTCGTCACCCGCGACGAGGTCCCGGTGGACGAGGCCTTCCTCGCCGCGCGCCTGTCGGACGCCATCGCGCTGCGGCGGCGCGTCTTCGGCGAGGAGCGCTTCGTGCGGCTGGTGCACGGCGAGGCCGACCTGTTCCCGGGCCTGGTGGCGGACCGCTACGGCGACGTGGGGGTGGTGCAGACGCTCGTGCCCGCCACCGACCGGCGCAAGGGGCTCATCGCCGAGCTGCTCGCGGGCGCGCTCGACCTGCGCACGGTGGTGGAGCGGAACGACGTGCGCGTGCGCGAGCTCGAGGGGCTGGAGCAGGTGAAGGGCGTGGTGCGCGGCCCTGCGCCCGGGCCGCTCGAGTACCGCGAGGGCGAGGTCCGGATGCGGCTGGACGTGCTCGCCGGCCAGAAGACCGGCGCGTTCCTCGACCAGCGCGAGAACCACCTGCGCGCCGGGGAGTACGCCACCGGCCGCTGCCTGGACTGCTTCAGCTACGCGGGCGGCTTCGCGCTCCACCTCGCGCGCCGCGCCGAGCGCGTCACCGCGGTGGAGATGCAGCCGGTCGCGGCCGGGCTCCTGCGCGAGAACGCGGCGCTGAACCGCGCCGAGAACCTGGAGGTCGTCGAGGAGAACGCCTTCGACTACCTGCGCGACCGCTCCGAGGAGGAGCCCGCCTTCGACCTGGTGGTGCTCGACCCGCCCGCGTTCGCGAAGAACAAGGAGTCGCTGCCGGCGGCGCGGCGCGGGTACAAGGAGGTGAACCTCCGCGCGCTCCAGGTGCTGGTGCCGGGCGGCATCCTGGTGACCGCCTCGTGCAGCTATCACCTGTCCCCCGAGATGCTGGAGGAGCTGGTGCTCGACGCCGCCAACGACGCCGGGCGCCGCGTGCAGGTGCTCGAGCGGCGCGGCGCCGGCCGAGACCACCCCGAGCTCGCCGGCGTGCCGGAGACCCGGTATCTGAAGGCCCTGTTCCTGCGGGTGCTGTGA
- a CDS encoding cyclic nucleotide-binding domain-containing protein — protein sequence MAIRPQDLSRPPGPALERGPLLARMDAAGRERLLARAERLTFAARTRVHGDADAGRHLYLILEGTATLRREQLALRRLGPGDHFGELAGLGGRHRGETVISDGPLTVARLSPAALADLEREAPAVATQLAIGVAAALAEDLERVSGDMDLLLRGRSLPRAQEVTVQVMGEARRIRTGTRVRDLLPEAIEGDLVVAGLLGQKPVSLATPVFTDTTVAPLTVSHWEGRQVYAHSLGLVLLEAAHQVAPALRVRMGPSLGVRQLVVVEGAGGEDRAALAARLAAGMERIVAADAPFRSEYWSTDEAQGWFLERGWSDAARLLRVRRQATVRLVSCGDVYALSMGPLLPSTGALHGWTLEPADGDDGLLLDLGRLDPRNGHGATPRPRPRRAGDMVRDHRAWLDAMDVTSVGAFNDLCISGQVTQLIRVAEGFHEKRIGQIADAIAAGRERIRIISIAGPSSSGKTTFIKRLTVQLQIDGVNPVGISLDDYYVDREKTPRDARGEWDFEALEALDLPLLQDHVRRLLAGEAVRTAHYHFLTGRSHPEGGPVIQLRPGDVLMLEGIHGLNPRLLGAIPRAGELFRVFVHPATTLPFDRLTRVSATDLRLLRRIIRDRHHRGYSAADNIVRWPSVQAGEREHIFPYQDEAEAVFDTSLIYEPAVLKVYAERYLLEVPPDHPAFPTAHRLRYLVDRFVSIYPDHVPPTSLIREFIGGSGFEY from the coding sequence ATGGCCATCCGGCCACAGGACCTGTCCCGCCCGCCCGGCCCCGCGCTGGAGCGCGGCCCCCTGCTCGCCCGCATGGACGCGGCGGGCCGCGAGCGGCTGCTGGCCCGGGCCGAGCGGCTCACGTTCGCCGCGCGCACGCGCGTGCACGGGGACGCCGACGCGGGGCGCCACCTGTACCTGATCCTGGAGGGCACCGCGACGCTCCGGCGCGAGCAGCTCGCGCTGCGCCGGCTCGGGCCGGGCGACCACTTCGGCGAGCTGGCGGGGCTGGGCGGGCGGCACCGGGGCGAGACGGTGATCTCCGACGGCCCGCTCACCGTGGCGCGCCTGTCCCCGGCCGCGCTCGCCGACCTGGAGCGCGAGGCGCCCGCGGTCGCGACCCAGCTCGCCATCGGCGTGGCGGCGGCGCTCGCCGAGGACCTCGAGCGCGTGAGCGGCGACATGGACCTGCTGCTGCGCGGCCGCTCGCTGCCGCGCGCGCAGGAGGTCACGGTCCAGGTGATGGGCGAGGCGCGCCGGATCCGCACCGGCACGCGCGTGCGCGACCTGCTGCCCGAGGCCATCGAGGGGGACCTGGTGGTGGCGGGGCTGCTCGGGCAGAAGCCGGTGTCGCTCGCGACGCCGGTGTTCACCGACACCACGGTGGCGCCGCTCACCGTCTCGCACTGGGAGGGGCGCCAGGTCTACGCCCACTCGCTCGGGCTGGTGCTGCTGGAGGCCGCGCACCAGGTGGCGCCGGCGCTGCGGGTGCGCATGGGCCCGTCGCTCGGGGTGCGCCAGCTCGTGGTGGTGGAGGGCGCGGGCGGGGAGGATCGCGCCGCGCTGGCGGCGCGCCTCGCGGCCGGGATGGAGCGGATCGTCGCCGCCGACGCGCCGTTCCGGAGCGAGTACTGGTCCACCGACGAGGCGCAGGGGTGGTTCCTGGAGCGCGGCTGGAGCGACGCCGCCCGGCTGCTGCGCGTCCGCCGGCAGGCCACGGTCCGCCTGGTCTCCTGCGGCGACGTGTACGCGCTGTCCATGGGGCCGCTGCTGCCGTCCACCGGGGCGCTGCACGGCTGGACGCTGGAGCCGGCGGACGGCGACGACGGCCTGCTGCTCGACCTCGGCCGGCTCGACCCGCGCAACGGCCACGGCGCGACCCCGCGCCCGCGGCCGCGCCGGGCCGGCGACATGGTCCGCGACCACCGGGCCTGGCTCGACGCCATGGACGTCACCAGCGTGGGCGCGTTCAACGACCTGTGCATCTCCGGCCAGGTGACGCAGCTCATCCGCGTGGCGGAGGGCTTCCACGAGAAGCGGATCGGCCAGATCGCCGACGCCATCGCGGCGGGGCGCGAGCGGATCCGGATCATCTCCATCGCCGGCCCGTCGTCGTCGGGCAAGACCACGTTCATCAAGCGGCTCACCGTCCAGCTGCAGATCGACGGCGTGAACCCGGTGGGCATCTCGCTCGACGACTACTACGTGGACCGCGAGAAGACCCCGCGCGACGCCCGCGGCGAGTGGGACTTCGAGGCGCTGGAGGCGCTCGACCTGCCGCTCCTGCAGGACCACGTCCGCCGGCTGCTCGCCGGCGAGGCGGTGCGCACGGCGCACTACCACTTCCTCACCGGCCGGAGCCACCCGGAGGGCGGGCCGGTGATCCAGCTCCGCCCGGGCGACGTGCTCATGCTGGAGGGGATCCACGGCCTGAACCCGCGGCTGCTCGGCGCCATCCCGCGCGCGGGCGAGTTGTTCCGCGTGTTCGTGCACCCCGCCACCACGCTCCCGTTCGACCGGCTCACGCGCGTGTCGGCTACCGACCTCCGCCTGCTGCGCCGGATCATCCGCGACCGCCACCACCGCGGCTACTCCGCGGCGGACAACATCGTGCGCTGGCCGTCGGTGCAGGCGGGGGAGCGCGAGCACATCTTCCCGTACCAGGACGAGGCCGAGGCGGTGTTCGACACCTCGCTCATCTACGAGCCCGCCGTCCTGAAGGTCTACGCGGAGCGCTACCTGCTGGAGGTCCCGCCGGACCACCCGGCCTTCCCGACCGCGCACCGGCTCCGCTACCTGGTGGACCGCTTCGTCTCCATCTACCCGGACCACGTCCCGCCGACCTCGCTCATCCGCGAGTTCATCGGCGGGAGCGGGTTCGAGTACTGA
- a CDS encoding sensor histidine kinase: MPPTPDRRRLLERLGALLDDAARRGSLPEAATLRDGLRTLAEDQAVAEAVADSAGTLVVVLDREGRVVRWNRTCTRVTGWRAGEIVGRPFWDVLLLPEERDGIRKAFSRMLARDFPNQQEVHWRTRDGEARLIAWSNAALFDAAGEVDRIVSTGIDVTDRTRAETALRRQARRLEALAEASRVFAAGLDYKTTLDTVARRLSELIGDGALIRVVSEDGEWLVPVAVYHPSPERAALRRRVLLASPQRTGEGITAGVLASGKPLRIPHLTREIIRNEMKPEYLPYLEGVSSLLIAPLEQRRTVVGHLTLMRDAGGAPYTSEDEALLEDLAHRAAQALENARLYGEAQAAVAARDEFLSIASHELRTPLTALRLALENMRRVASREALESLPAAYVERVLATAERQGQRLEKLVAALLDVSRIHMGRLELEIEDVDLGHAVSEAVAQVEDEAAQAGSQVTVQGEPVRGRWDRLRISQVATNLLSNAVKYGAGKPVEVSFGTRDGRAYLRVRDQGIGIDPADQRQIFERFERAVSSRNYGGLGLGLYIVKRIVEAHGGAVRVESAPGEGAAFEVTLPLRPAVPLPGGEAAPPVQH; encoded by the coding sequence GTGCCGCCGACTCCGGATCGCCGACGGCTCCTCGAACGGCTGGGCGCGCTGCTGGACGACGCGGCGCGGAGGGGATCGCTCCCCGAGGCCGCCACGCTGCGCGACGGGCTGCGCACGCTCGCCGAGGACCAGGCGGTCGCCGAGGCGGTGGCGGACAGCGCCGGCACGCTGGTGGTGGTGCTCGATCGCGAGGGGCGCGTGGTCCGCTGGAACCGCACCTGCACGCGGGTGACCGGCTGGCGCGCGGGCGAGATCGTCGGCCGGCCGTTCTGGGACGTGCTGCTGCTGCCCGAGGAGCGCGACGGGATCCGCAAGGCGTTCTCGCGGATGCTCGCCCGGGACTTCCCGAACCAGCAGGAGGTGCACTGGCGCACCCGCGACGGCGAGGCGCGCCTCATCGCCTGGTCCAACGCCGCGCTGTTCGACGCCGCCGGCGAGGTGGACCGCATCGTCTCGACCGGCATCGACGTGACCGACCGCACCCGGGCCGAGACGGCGCTGCGCCGGCAGGCGCGCCGGCTGGAGGCGCTGGCCGAGGCCTCCCGCGTGTTCGCGGCCGGGCTCGACTACAAGACCACGCTCGACACCGTGGCGCGGCGGCTCTCCGAGCTCATCGGGGACGGCGCGCTCATCCGCGTGGTCTCCGAGGACGGCGAGTGGCTGGTGCCGGTGGCCGTCTACCACCCGTCCCCCGAGCGCGCCGCGCTGCGCCGCAGGGTGCTGCTCGCGTCCCCGCAGCGCACCGGCGAGGGCATCACCGCCGGCGTCCTCGCCTCCGGGAAGCCCCTGCGCATCCCGCACCTCACCCGCGAGATCATCCGCAACGAGATGAAGCCGGAGTACCTGCCCTACCTCGAGGGCGTCTCCAGCCTGCTCATCGCGCCGCTGGAGCAGCGCCGCACCGTGGTCGGGCACCTCACGCTCATGCGCGACGCGGGCGGCGCCCCGTACACCTCGGAGGACGAGGCGCTGCTCGAGGACCTCGCCCACCGGGCCGCGCAGGCGCTCGAGAACGCGCGGCTCTACGGCGAGGCGCAGGCGGCGGTGGCCGCCCGCGACGAGTTCCTCTCCATCGCCTCGCACGAGCTGCGCACCCCGCTCACCGCGCTGCGCCTCGCGCTCGAGAACATGCGCCGGGTGGCGAGCCGCGAGGCGCTCGAGTCGCTCCCGGCCGCCTACGTCGAGCGCGTGCTCGCCACCGCCGAGCGGCAGGGGCAGCGGCTCGAGAAGCTGGTGGCCGCGCTGCTCGACGTGTCGCGGATCCACATGGGCCGGCTGGAGCTCGAGATCGAGGACGTGGACCTCGGCCACGCGGTGTCCGAGGCGGTCGCGCAGGTGGAGGACGAGGCGGCGCAGGCGGGCTCGCAGGTGACCGTGCAGGGGGAGCCGGTGCGCGGCCGCTGGGACCGGCTGCGCATCTCGCAGGTGGCGACGAACCTGCTCTCCAACGCGGTGAAGTACGGGGCCGGCAAGCCGGTGGAGGTCTCGTTCGGCACGCGCGACGGGCGCGCGTACCTGCGGGTGCGCGACCAGGGCATCGGCATCGACCCGGCCGACCAGCGGCAGATCTTCGAGCGCTTCGAGCGGGCGGTGTCGTCGCGCAACTACGGCGGGCTCGGGCTGGGCCTGTACATCGTGAAGCGGATCGTGGAGGCGCACGGCGGGGCGGTCCGGGTCGAGAGCGCGCCGGGCGAGGGCGCCGCGTTCGAGGTGACGCTGCCGCTCCGGCCGGCCGTGCCGCTCCCGGGCGGCGAGGCCGCGCCGCCGGTGCAGCACTGA